A single genomic interval of Oryza sativa Japonica Group chromosome 7, ASM3414082v1 harbors:
- the LOC4343613 gene encoding uncharacterized protein, whose product MEAQATHRRAGDRGGGGDGGSSSASIAKHLANQSQVLKWLQDFSDKVEERAKGAAAEVNVLLDEAGALELDMKTAMISFNNLTRQRFIEHKISDEDSMHLKTTESMHGSLQSQVPAQDYERDILPRYKEALHIGLSSCKDHFRSKGRSTTSVFRAMSAYGPLPHIIGSEEYIHDNSCGLADDMQPLSDDFSWLREFQSESSDSRTADISESQIFGAQRGYEKGETDSVVSAAREFKAMLEAALVNPYKFYDDATITAQDASVEKKISTSEDQVMLTGTSEAPSGRSAQEDNSEQTGLFASLQSADANPHDIYSALVREGLFDTGDEILSMDRGESADTPISGLASGLANLGTADPAERGYSINETTNEEGYLIEGDDPSPSNKDEQDDQTDAHGVSSPEPEDGVSRPS is encoded by the exons ATGGAGGCGCAGGCGACCCACCGGCGAGCCGGagaccgcggcggcggtggcgacggcgggagctcctccgcctccatcgcCAAGCACCTCGCAAACCAGAGCCAG GTCTTGAAGTGGCTGCAAGATTTCTCTGataaggtggaggagagagctAAAGGAGCCGCTGCAGAAGTCAATGTGTTGTTAGATGAGGCTGGGGCGCTGGAGCTGGATATGAAGACCGCGATGATCTCCTTCAACAACCTGACCCGCCAAAGGTTCATTGAACAT AAAATTTCAGATGAAGATAGTATGCATCTGAAAACAACGGAGAGTATGCATGGTTCTCTGCAATCCCAAGTGCCAGCTCAGGATTATGAACGTGATATTTTACCAAGATACAAAGAAGCATTACACATAGGACTTTCTTCCTGTAAGGACCACTTCCGAAGCAAGGGACGCTCTACCACCTCTGTGTTCAGG GCTATGTCTGCATATGGCCCTCTTCCACATATAATTGGTTCTGAAGAGTACATTCATGATAACAGCTGTGGTCTGGCAG ATGATATGCAGCCTCTAAGTGATGACTTCAGTTGGTTGCGGGAGTTTCAAAGTGAGTCTTCAGACTCACGGACTGCTGATATCTCTGAGTCTCAAATTTTCGGGGCTCAGCGAGGTTATGAGAAG GGGGAAACTGACTCTGTGGTTTCTGCTGCACGAGAATTCAAGGCAATGCTGGAGGCTGCACTTGTTAATCCCTATAAGTTCT ATGATGATGCAACTATTACAGCGCAAGATGCTTCTGTAGAGAAGAAGATAAGCACAAGTGAG GACCAAGTTATGCTGACAGGGACAAGTGAAGCACCGAGTGGAAGATCAGCACAAGAAGATAACTCTGAACAGACAGGACTTTTTGCAAGCTTGCAAAGCGCAGATGCCAATCCTCATGACATCTATTCTGCTTTGGTTAGAGAAGGCCTGTTTGATACTGGTGATGAGATTCTGTCTATGGATAGAGGGGAGTCTGCTGATACTCCTATTTCAGGCCTAGCGTCAGGTTTAGCAAATCTTGGCACTGCTGATCCAGCTGAAAGGGGCTACTCAATAAACGAGACTACAAATGAGGAGGGATACTTGATTGAAGGGGATGATCCATCACCATCAAACAAAGACGAACAAGATGACCAAACTGATGCACATGGTGTGTCTTCGCCAGAGCCAGAAGATGGTGTTTCTAGACCATCCTAG
- the LOC4343614 gene encoding UDP-glycosyltransferase 71K1: MAGPTIVLLPAWGSGHFMSALEAGKRLLVAGGGAVSLTVLVMQAPTEIEASVVEAHVRREAASGLDVTFRRLPAVEHPTGCEATEEFMSRYVERHAHHVKAAIAGLASPVAAVVVDLFFTPLLDAAHELSLPAYVYFASTAAFLALMLRLPELRDDLTVGFDGMEGTVDVPGLPPVPPSYMPVCLVSKTVKNYDWFEYHGRRFTEAKGIIVNSSVELEGAVLAAIADGRRPAPAIHAIGPVIWFDATLPPEQPHECVRWLDAQPAASVVFLCFGSIGFLDAAQVRELAAGLERSGHRFLWVLRGAPAGGVRYPTDADPGELLPEGFLEATAGRGMVWPRWAPQKDILGHAAVGGFVTHCGWNSVLESLWFGVPMATWPLYGEQHLNAFEAVASMGVAVELRRTTAKDGDAARSLVEAAEVERAVRRLMAPQGGGSSEAREKAAEVSAACRKAVEEGGSSHAALQRLVREIVRVVAGHTRPE; encoded by the coding sequence ATGGCTGGCCCAACCATCGTCCTCCTCCCGGCCTGGGGATCCGGCCACTTCATGTCCGCGCTGGAAGCCGGCAAGCggctgctcgtcgccggcgggggCGCCGTCTCCCTCACCGTGCTCGTCATGCAGGCGCCGACGGAGATAGAGGCGTCGGTGGTCGAGGCCCACGTGCGCCGGGAGGCGGCTTCCGGGCTCGACGTCACCTTCCGGCGGCTCCCCGCCGTCGAGCACCCCACCGGCTGCGAGGCGACCGAGGAGTTCATGTCCCGGTACGTCGAGCGCCACGCGCACCACGTCAAGGCGGCCATCGCCGGCTTGGCGTCCCCCGTGGCCGCGGTCGTCGTGGACCTCTTCTTCACGCCCCTGCTCGACGCGGCGCACGAGCTCTCGCTCCCGGCGTACGTGTActtcgcctccaccgccgcgttCCTCGCGCTCATGCTGCGGCTGCCGGAGCTCCGGGACGACCTGACCGTCGGGTTCGACGGCATGGAGGGAACCGTGGACGTGCCCGGGctgccgccggtgccgccgtCGTACATGCCGGTGTGCCTCGTGAGCAAGACGGTGAAGAACTACGACTGGTTCGAGTACCACGGCCGCCGCTTCACGGAGGCGAAGGGCATCATCGTGAACTCCTCCGTTGAGCTCGAGGGCGCGGTCCTCGCCGCGATCGCggacggccgccgccccgctccgGCGATCCACGCGATCGGGCCGGTGATCTGGTTCGACGCCACGCTGCCGCCCGAGCAGCCGCACGAGTGCGTGCGGTGGCTCGACGCGcagccggcggcgtcggtggtgtTCCTCTGCTTCGGGAGCATCGGCTTCCTCGACGCGGCGCAGGTGAGGGAGCTCGCCGCGGGCCTGGAGCGCAGCGGCCACCGCTTCCTGTGGGTCCTGCGCGGCGCGCCCGCCGGCGGCGTGCGGTACCCGACGGACGCGGACCCGGGCGAGCTGCTCCCGGAGGGGTTCCTGGAGGCGACCGCCGGGAGAGGGATGGTGTGGCCGAGGTGGGCGCCGCAGAAGGACATCCTGGGACACGCCGCCGTGGGCGGGTTCGTGACGCACTGCGGCTGGAACTCGGTGCTGGAGAGCCTGTGGTTCGGCGTGCCGATGGCGACATGGCCGCTCTACGGCGAGCAGCACCTCAACGCGTTCGAGGCCGTGGCCTCCATGGGCGTCGCGGTCGAGctgaggaggacgacggcgaaggacggcgacgcggcgagatcgctcgtggaggcggcggaggtggagcgcGCGGTGAGGAGGCTGATGGCGCCGCAGGGCGGCGGGTCGTCGGAGGCGAGGGAGAAGGCCGCGGAGGTGAGCGCGGCGTGCAGGAAGGCCGTGGAGGAGGGCGGGTCGTCGCACGCGGCGCTGCAACGGCTCGTGCGTGAGATCGTTCGTGTCGTGGCAGGCCACACTAGGCCGGAATAG
- the LOC4343615 gene encoding uncharacterized protein, whose protein sequence is MVFFCFLVDQRRKVRSSKPAAGICSRCGGCASVADMETATRFCYLLTVHRATWRAIICTFCGAMLKSYRHYRLYAS, encoded by the coding sequence atggtgttcttctgcttcttggtGGACCAGAGGAGGAAGGTCCGGAGCAGcaagccggcggcggggatctGCTCGCGGTGCGGCGGGTGCGCGAGCGTGGCGGACATGGAGACGGCGACGCGCTTCTGCTACCTGCTCACCGTGCACAGGGCCACGTGGCGCGCCATCATCTGCACCTTCTGCGGCGCCATGCTCAAGTCCTACCGCCACTACAGGCTCTACGCCAGCTAG
- the LOC107281696 gene encoding uncharacterized protein, with the protein MAHKGPDVPVVSGINSGSTVKLKDLAPAATNNVNTTFIVLDKAARAPPPPPHGRADAREETCLALVADETAAAHFLLWGAERDAFEPGDIVRLTGGIFSYHRSNSLVLRAGRRGRAEKVGEFTMLFVETPNMSEVKWVRDPGDPRRMVQEAVVSPHSQVFKPLQ; encoded by the exons ATGGCGCATAAAGGG CCCGACGTGCCTGTTGTCAGTGGCATCAACAGCGGCAGCACGGTGAAGCTCAAAGACCTCGCCCCGGCGGCCACCAACAACGTGAACACGACGTTCATCGTGCTCGACAAGGCGgccagggcgccgccgccgccgccgcacggccgcgccGACGCAAGGGAGGAGACGTGCCTGGCGCTCGTGGCcgacgagacggcggcggcgcacttcCTCCTGTGGGGCGCCGAGCGCGACGCGTTCGAGCCGGGCGACATCGTGCGGCTGACCGGCGGCATCTTCTCCTACCACAGGAGCAACAGCCTCGTGCTgcgggccgggcggcgcggccgcgccgaGAAGGTGGGCGAGTTCACGATGCTGTTCGTCGAGACGCCCAACATGAGCGAGGTGAAGTGGGTGCGCGACCCCGGCGACCCCAGGAGGATGGTGCAGGAGGCCGTCGTCTCGCCGCACTCTCAGGTCTTCAAGCCGCTGCAgtga
- the LOC9270338 gene encoding uncharacterized protein isoform X2, producing MAHKEPDAPGVSGISSGSTVKLKDLAPAATNNVNTTFIVLDKAARAPPPPPHGRADAREETCLALVADETAAAHFLLWGAERDAFEPGDIVRLTGGIFSYHRSNSLVLRAGRRGRAEKVGEFTMLFVETPNMSEVKWVRDPGDPRRMVQEAVVSPHSQVFKPLQ from the exons ATGGCGCATAAAGAG CCCGACGCGCCCGGTGTCAGTGGCATCAGCAGCGGCAGCACGGTGAAGCTCAAAGACCTCGCCCCGGCGGCCACCAACAACGTGAACACGACGTTCATCGTGCTCGACAAGGCGgccagggcgccgccgccgccgccgcacggccgcgccGACGCGAGGGAGGAGACGTGCCTGGCGCTCGTGGCcgacgagacggcggcggcgcacttcCTCCTGTGGGGCGCCGAGCGCGACGCGTTCGAGCCGGGCGACATCGTGCGGCTGACCGGCGGCATCTTCTCCTACCACAGGAGCAACAGCCTCGTGCTgcgggccgggcggcgcggccgcgccgaGAAGGTGGGCGAGTTCACGATGCTGTTCGTCGAGACGCCCAACATGAGCGAGGTGAAGTGGGTGCGCGACCCCGGCGACCCCAGGAGGATGGTGCAGGAGGCCGTCGTCTCGCCGCACTCTCAGGTCTTCAAGCCGCTGCAGTGA
- the LOC9270338 gene encoding uncharacterized protein isoform X1 produces the protein MREGASSARDHDAVSPRPSQLASRNRFPISASAHLHSPAAGSPLGDPASESVGGAGPGARQPAHQTSRWQQRVQEEGEVWVCAVRCGAAAGRSTSLRRRSPGYRASPMAHKGPDAPGVSGISSGSTVKLKDLAPAATNNVNTTFIVLDKAARAPPPPPHGRADAREETCLALVADETAAAHFLLWGAERDAFEPGDIVRLTGGIFSYHRSNSLVLRAGRRGRAEKVGEFTMLFVETPNMSEVKWVRDPGDPRRMVQEAVVSPHSQVFKPLQ, from the exons ATGCGCGAAGGCGCGAGCTCAGCTCGTGACCACGACGCCGTATCGCCTCGGCCTAGCCAGCTCGCAAGTCGCAACCGATTCCCCATCTCCGCCTCTGCTCATCTCcactcgcccgccgccggctcACCTCTCGGCGACCCGGCCTCAGAAAGCGTCGGTGGAGCGGGGCCGGGGGCCCGTCAACCGGCCCATCAAACAAGCCGTTGGCAACAACGCGTACAGGAAGAGGGAGAGGTGTGGGTGTGTGCAGTTAggtgcggcgccgccgccgggcggaGTACATCACTTCGGCGGCGCTCTCCCGGCTACCGAGCATCACCCATGGCACACAAAGGG CCCGACGCGCCCGGTGTCAGTGGCATCAGCAGCGGCAGCACGGTGAAGCTCAAAGACCTCGCCCCGGCGGCCACCAACAACGTGAACACGACGTTCATCGTGCTCGACAAGGCGgccagggcgccgccgccgccgccgcacggccgcgccGACGCGAGGGAGGAGACGTGCCTGGCGCTCGTGGCcgacgagacggcggcggcgcacttcCTCCTGTGGGGCGCCGAGCGCGACGCGTTCGAGCCGGGCGACATCGTGCGGCTGACCGGCGGCATCTTCTCCTACCACAGGAGCAACAGCCTCGTGCTgcgggccgggcggcgcggccgcgccgaGAAGGTGGGCGAGTTCACGATGCTGTTCGTCGAGACGCCCAACATGAGCGAGGTGAAGTGGGTGCGCGACCCCGGCGACCCCAGGAGGATGGTGCAGGAGGCCGTCGTCTCGCCGCACTCTCAGGTCTTCAAGCCGCTGCAGTGA
- the LOC107281480 gene encoding uncharacterized protein gives MAHKGPDVPVVSGINSGSTVKLKDLAPAATNNVNTTFIVLDKAARAPPPPPHGRADAREETCLALVADETAAAHFLLWGAERDAFEPGDIVRLTGGIFSYHRSNSLVLRAGRRGRAEKVGEFTMLFVETPNMSEVKWVRDPGDPRRMVQEAVVSPHSQVFKPLQ, from the exons ATGGCGCATAAAGGG CCCGACGTGCCTGTTGTCAGTGGCATCAACAGCGGCAGCACGGTGAAGCTCAAAGACCTCGCCCCGGCGGCCACCAACAACGTGAACACGACGTTCATCGTGCTCGACAAGGCGgccagggcgccgccgccgccgccgcacggccgcgccGACGCGAGGGAGGAGACGTGCCTGGCGCTCGTGGCcgacgagacggcggcggcgcacttcCTCCTGTGGGGCGCCGAGCGCGACGCGTTCGAGCCGGGCGACATCGTGCGGCTGACCGGCGGCATCTTCTCCTACCACAGGAGCAACAGCCTCGTGCTgcgggccgggcggcgcggccgcgccgaGAAGGTGGGCGAGTTCACGATGCTGTTCGTCGAGACGCCCAACATGAGCGAGGTGAAGTGGGTGCGCGACCCCGGCGACCCCAGGAGGATGGTGCAGGAGGCCGTCGTCTCGCCGCACTCTCAGGTCTTCAAGCCGCTGCAGTGA
- the LOC107281481 gene encoding uncharacterized protein, with protein sequence MAHKGPDVPVVSGINSGSTVKLKDLAPAATNNVNTTFIVLDKAARAPPPPPHGRADAREETCLALVADETAAAHFLLWGAERDAFEPGDIVRLTGGIFSYHRSNSLVLRAGRRGRAEKVGEFTMLFVETPNMSEVKWVRDPGDPRRMVQEAVVSPHSQVFKPLQ encoded by the exons ATGGCGCATAAAGGG CCCGACGTGCCTGTTGTCAGTGGCATCAACAGCGGCAGCACGGTGAAGCTCAAAGACCTCGCCCCGGCGGCCACCAACAACGTGAACACGACGTTCATCGTGCTCGACAAGGCGgccagggcgccgccgccgccgccgcacggccgcgccGACGCGAGGGAGGAGACGTGCCTGGCGCTCGTGGCcgacgagacggcggcggcgcacttcCTCCTGTGGGGCGCCGAGCGCGACGCGTTCGAGCCGGGCGACATCGTGCGGCTGACCGGCGGCATCTTCTCCTACCACAGGAGCAACAGCCTCGTGCTgcgggccgggcggcgcggccgcgccgaGAAGGTGGGCGAGTTCACGATGCTGTTCGTCGAGACGCCCAACATGAGCGAGGTGAAGTGGGTGCGCGACCCCGGCGACCCCAGGAGGATGGTGCAGGAGGCCGTCGTCTCGCCGCACTCTCAGGTCTTCAAGCCGCTGCAgtga